The DNA segment AAGTGGGCTGCTCTTCTTCAAGCGGTTGGCACGCCTCATTGGTGAAAGACTTGTCAACAGTTATTATGCGCAGATACTCGGATATCCGAGCCAGGAGCACAAGACCTACGGCACTACACTCACTCTCCAGCAAGCAAGCGGTGAGGTTGTCAATTAAATGCGGGGCAAACAGGGCAGAAAAAGGGTGTGCTGGCTGCCTCAGGCAAGTTCTGCGGTCACAAGCCGGCAGGCAAGATAATTTAGTGGTCTAGTGGCTGCTGTGCCAGGGTGACACGAGGTTGGGTCTTTCCAGTGGCAAGGCTCGGCCTTTCTGTCACAATGGCTCACTGCGTTCTGGGCAGGCCAGCGTGAGCTGAATGTTTCCCTGTCTACACCTCGAGCGCAACTGCGATTCCAGTTGGTTGCAGGCAGTATATTCATAATAATCCTGCCCACAGGCAGAGTCCTCCTGATGCATTGCCCTGACTATAACCTCCACAAGGGTTGCGACTCTTGACTAAAACATGCAAGGAGCAGCTATGGTGTGCTGCTCATTTCCAGATTTCTTGTGAAACGAGATCTGCTGGGATTTTACAGCAGCAACATGCTGATTCCAGTCTGAAGACTGGCTGAGAGTGTTATTCTGCAAATCTGGAGGCCTCATGTACATGCCAGGGAGACGGCTGGCAGCTCTGTGTGTTCTCTGCGCTACTATGCTCAGTATTATCCTGGTTCTTGGTTGTTCCAATGCCTATGCGCCTGTGCCGCACTTGAGAAACAGCAGCCATCCTGTTATTATTGTTAAATACCTGCAGTCACAGAATAGCAACTACGGGCGATACCAGTTTGTCATTGCCACAAGAGATGAACTGGATTTCTATGATCCGGATTAGAGGCTAGCATGCTCTTTCCATGAAGCTTTTCTTTGCAGCAGGAGAATCAGGCATGAAAATCAGAGACATACCTTTTCTGCACCGTGGCAACATAATTTTATTGAGCTTTGTGTCGCTCTTTGTCCTGACCGCTGCAGGTCTGGCAAAGAATGCTGACAGCAAACGAAAAGGAGGTCTTACCGTGGCTTTTACACTCACATCTTCGGCATTTTCACCGAGCGGAGAGATCCCCCTTCGTTTTACCTGTGATGGTGATGACACTTCACCACCTCTGAGCTGGTCGGGTGTGCCGGAAGGCACCAAAAGTCTCGCCCTCATCGTCGACGACCCCGATGCCCCTGATCCTGCCGCACCGAGGATGACCTGGGTCCACTGGGTGCTCTACAACATTCCGGCCCATGTCCAGGGGCTGCCTGAAGGCGTCAAGAGTTCGGATTTGCCGGCCGGGACCAGGGAGGGGTTGAACGACTGGAAACGCACCGGCTACGGTGGCCCGTGTCCGCCCATAGGCAGGCATCGATACTTTCATAAACTCTACGCTCTCGACGTTGTACTCCCTGACCTCGGGACTCCCACCAAGTCAGCCCTGGAAAAGGCAATGAAGGGACATATCCTGGCAAAGGCAGAGCTCGTTGGCACTTACCAGAGAAGCCGTTGACCCCGGACAGGTGGAAGATTGATGAAACACGCTCCGGCGTGACTGCAATACTTCTGAAAAGGGAGCCTCGCCGACACAACTCCCCCTGCTAGCCGGGAACAGCTGCCGCGCTGATCTGCATGGCAGGCTGCGAAGGAGGGCAGCCCTGTCTTCCCTGAGCTTGCCAGGGAAAGGCTCCACTGGCAGGGTGATTCAGACGAGATTCGGGCCTTGCTGGTTGCCAACTCCACTGCGGACCCTGGAGTGCAATTGCCAGAATCGCTGGGACCAACAGTCACACCGAGGCCGCAGTCTAACGACAATGTTATCTTTCAACTATCCGGGCAAGGCTTCCTGGATGCAAGGAGGAGATCCATGGCTGACATATCATACCGGGATGCAGCTGAATTTATCAGAAACGACCTGCGTCTGAAAACCCTTCCAGTTGCTGTGAAGTTTCTCGGTGATGACCTGGAATTTCCCGAAAAAACGCGCCGTCCTTACCAGTTCCTGGGAAAAAGAATTACCATCTGTCAGGCTGTAACCATGGCGCGCCTCTATGGCTGGACAGTGGGGTTGACAAAGGAAGACATCATTTGCGTGCCAGCGTTGCTTGCCTTCGGCCTGAGCGGTGCAGAGGACCCCGGTGGTTCACTGACGAGTCTGTTCTGCGAGATCAATTTTCACCAGGACAGGGCCCAGGCCCACAGCGAAGTGCAATCCATGAGCAGGTTCGCCAACAATGAATTCCAGGCGCTCCTGCTGGCTCCTCTCGGCAAAGGATTGTTTGACCCTGACGTGGTTGCCTGCTACGGCAATCCTGCCCAGATAATGCGCCTGACCCAGGCATGGACTTTCAAGAGAGGAAATCGCGTCAAGGGATTACTTGGCGGCAAGGTGGAATGCAGTGAATACCTCATAGCACCACTCAAGACAGAGTCACCTCGAATTGCCATTCCCGGCATGGGAGACCGCATTTTTTCCATGACACAGGACGATGAAATGGTTTTCTCTATTCCAGGCCGGGACCTCAGCGATCTTCTGGAGGGTCTGCAGCAGGCCGGCAACAAGATCGGCGCCAGATACCCGGTGACTTTTTATCAGAACTTCGAGCCGGTATTTCCCAAACAGTACAAAGAGCTGGCTCAACAACTGGAGCTCTTTTGACAGGGCCCACCCTCTCCAGATAATGGCATTATTCTAGTTGTGGTAATATCCGTCTGTGTACCACCAGAGTTACAGGTTTGAGTGGCCAGCATGACTGATCGTCACAAATCCAGAGAAGAGCTGCTGCAGGAGCTGCGTGAACTTCGCCGCAGGGTGGCACGCCTCGAAAATTGTGAACAGGCGCGCCTCAGGAGCGAGAAGAAGCTTCAAGAAAGAGAGCGCTTTTTTTCCCATATCCTGAACAGTATTCAGGATGGCGTCAGCATCCTTGACAGAGAACTCAATATCCTGCAGGTGAATGACACCATAAGGAAATGGTATGCCCACCGGACAACTTTTGAGGGAAGCAAGTGCTACCAGGTTTACCATGGGCGAAGTGAACCCTGTGTGATCTGCCCCACCCTGATAACCTTGCGCAAGGGGGTAAGCGGCCGGGAAATTGTTCCCAAAAAGGGGCGCAAAGGTGAGACTGTGGGCTGGCTCGACCTGTTCAGCTTCCCAATTGTCAATGGCGCCACTGGTGAGGTTGAGGCAGTGGTGGAGTACGTCAGAGATATCACTGATCGCAAGAAAACAGAAGAAGCCCTCCTCGAAAGCGAGGAACGATTTCGCAATCTGCTCGAACACATCCCCGGGGTTTCCATACAGGGCTACAGCACGGACGGCACCGTGCTCTACTGGAACAAAGCAAGTGAACAGGTCTATGGCTATACAGCGGCAGAAGCTGTGGGCAAGAATCTGGCAGATTTGATAATTCCACCTGACATTAGACCCTCCTTCCAGGAAGGTCTCAGGATCGGAGCAAAGGCTACCGAGTCTGGCGAGCTTATGCTGGGCGGCGAATACATGCTGCTGCACAAGAATGGCTCACTGGTGCCAGTGTATTCTATCCACACTGTTGTCTGTCTCGGAAACAGGCCCAATACCATGTTCTGTATAGATGTGGACCTCTCTGAACGCAAGCAGGCTGAGGAAGCTCTCAAGAAAGCTTACGCCGAACTCGAACAGAGAGTGCAGGAACGCACTGCTGCCTTGCTGATATTGAATGAGAAACTCCGGCACGAAATCGAGGAAAGGAAGCAGGTTGAAGAAGAACTGCGACGCAGAGAAACAGATCTGGGAATGCGCACCAGAGAACTCGAAGAGGTGAACAGTGCCCTGCGGGTCTTGTTGAGGCAGCGTGAGGAGGACAAAAGGCAAGTTGAAGCAAAGTTCATGATGAACAGCAAACACCTCCTGCTGCCCTACATCGACAAACTGAAAAAAAGCAACCTCAGGCCCGAGCAGATGACCCTGGCCTCGCTCCTGGAATCCTATGTGAAAGAGATAATCTCGCCTTTAACAATGAAACTGTCCTACATGTCCTCATACCTGACTCCCACTGAGCTCAAACTTGCCAACCTGATAAGAGATGGCAAGACCAGCAAAGAAATTGCCGCTTTGCTGAATCTCTCTGAAAACACGGTACAGACTCACCGCTATCACTTGCGCAGCAAGCTGGGAATCAAGCAAAAGAAGATAAATCTGCGCTCTTATTTACAATCTATCTCAAAATAGTGATTTATTATAACTATTATGTAACTACTTTTGCAGGGTTGTGTTTTTCGCCACTCTCTGTCATTTAAAAGATCTATGTTTTCATTGCAACAGATAAGGGAAGCGTTATCAGCCGTCACCTCAATCTCTCATTTCATTTATCCTTGAAGATTGTAGGCCTGGATCTCAGCCTTTTATTCTTCCCTATTTGGACAGGAGATAGTGCTGGCATGCAACAGAGAAACTGCGGCGCGCATGAGGTAGAAGTTGTGGCTGCAAAAGTACTGATCGTAGACGACGAGAGAGCAATCAGAGAGCTGTTCTACAGCTTTTTTTCTGCAGAAGGTTTCCAGGTAATTCTGGCCTCTGAGGGTTTAGAAGCGCTGGCACTGGCTGAAAAAGAGTGTCCGCAGGTTATCTTGCTGGATGTAAAAATGCCGGGCATGAGCGGCATAGAAGTGTGCCACCGCCTGAAAGCCAATGAGAAAACCAGCGCCATTCCCATCATCATCATGACCGCCTATTTGAACCGTACCGAGGAGGCCATGGAAGCCGGGGCTCATGACTTTATCAGCAAACCAGTAAATCTCGAGGAGCTGGCTGCCAGGGTAAATTCTGTAATTGAGCAGGCATCCTGACTCGGTCACCCTGCAATTCAGTGCGGCCAAGTTTGCCATCAGGAATTCCGCAGGGTGAATTCTACAACTACTCTTCGGCATAGCAAACTACATTATGAAAAAAGAACACTGGGACAGTTGCCGCTCATATGAAGAGAGGCGGTGCAGACAGCTGGAAACGATTGACAGGATAATGCTCATTCCACAGCTGCTCGATCCTGCCGAGTTAGAAGCAGCCAAACGCACCTGTGATGAATGTCGGGAATACCTGTCAGAAAAGAGAGTACACAGCCGTATAAAGAGGCTGTTTACGGCGGTCATTTCAATCGACCAGGATACTACTGTCAACGGTAAAGTTGTCAATGTCAGTGCGGGCGGCGCCCTCATTGAAACAGACAGCCAGACATTTGTGGAAGCTGGCGACCGGATCATTGTTGGCATATTCGTGCACGCCAGCGCCTTTGACCCCTCAGCTCCGCCCGATGTGCAACTCGACTGCCTGGTGAAACGGATCGACAGGCAGAAAAACTATCTGGCCGTCTCTTTTGTCAGCGAAATCGAAATTTGAACAGATCTGGCAATGCCCTCCCGGGGTTGCATGCTCATAAATCAAGAAACGACCAGATTGAAGGGCTGGCAAGCTTCTGTCTCTGGCGCCGCTTGACCAGATTGAACTGCTGCGCTAGAGTATCAAATCTGAGCCAGAGGCAAACATACAACGAAGAAAGCTGCTCCTTTCGCTCTCACCGCCAGTTCACAGAAATGTTATCCAGATGACTGACCGCGAAGACAGGCCTGGCCGCAGGGTATTTCTCTATTCCGAGCGCTACTTTTCTTTCAGCTACGGGATGAACCACCCTCTCAAGATCGACAGGCTGCGACTCACCTATGAGCTCTGCCAGGCCTATGGCCTGTTCGACCTCGCAGACAGCCAACTCATGGAAAGCGAGCCTGCCTCGGAAGCAGAGGTGCTTCGCTTTCACACTCGCTCCTACCTGGAGGCCCTGAAGCAAGCCAGCAAAGGCCAGCTCAGCAGCAGCAGAGTGCATGGA comes from the Deltaproteobacteria bacterium genome and includes:
- a CDS encoding response regulator: MQQRNCGAHEVEVVAAKVLIVDDERAIRELFYSFFSAEGFQVILASEGLEALALAEKECPQVILLDVKMPGMSGIEVCHRLKANEKTSAIPIIIMTAYLNRTEEAMEAGAHDFISKPVNLEELAARVNSVIEQAS
- a CDS encoding YbhB/YbcL family Raf kinase inhibitor-like protein; this encodes MKIRDIPFLHRGNIILLSFVSLFVLTAAGLAKNADSKRKGGLTVAFTLTSSAFSPSGEIPLRFTCDGDDTSPPLSWSGVPEGTKSLALIVDDPDAPDPAAPRMTWVHWVLYNIPAHVQGLPEGVKSSDLPAGTREGLNDWKRTGYGGPCPPIGRHRYFHKLYALDVVLPDLGTPTKSALEKAMKGHILAKAELVGTYQRSR
- a CDS encoding PAS domain S-box protein; the protein is MTDRHKSREELLQELRELRRRVARLENCEQARLRSEKKLQERERFFSHILNSIQDGVSILDRELNILQVNDTIRKWYAHRTTFEGSKCYQVYHGRSEPCVICPTLITLRKGVSGREIVPKKGRKGETVGWLDLFSFPIVNGATGEVEAVVEYVRDITDRKKTEEALLESEERFRNLLEHIPGVSIQGYSTDGTVLYWNKASEQVYGYTAAEAVGKNLADLIIPPDIRPSFQEGLRIGAKATESGELMLGGEYMLLHKNGSLVPVYSIHTVVCLGNRPNTMFCIDVDLSERKQAEEALKKAYAELEQRVQERTAALLILNEKLRHEIEERKQVEEELRRRETDLGMRTRELEEVNSALRVLLRQREEDKRQVEAKFMMNSKHLLLPYIDKLKKSNLRPEQMTLASLLESYVKEIISPLTMKLSYMSSYLTPTELKLANLIRDGKTSKEIAALLNLSENTVQTHRYHLRSKLGIKQKKINLRSYLQSISK
- a CDS encoding PilZ domain-containing protein, giving the protein MKKEHWDSCRSYEERRCRQLETIDRIMLIPQLLDPAELEAAKRTCDECREYLSEKRVHSRIKRLFTAVISIDQDTTVNGKVVNVSAGGALIETDSQTFVEAGDRIIVGIFVHASAFDPSAPPDVQLDCLVKRIDRQKNYLAVSFVSEIEI
- a CDS encoding DUF169 domain-containing protein, yielding MADISYRDAAEFIRNDLRLKTLPVAVKFLGDDLEFPEKTRRPYQFLGKRITICQAVTMARLYGWTVGLTKEDIICVPALLAFGLSGAEDPGGSLTSLFCEINFHQDRAQAHSEVQSMSRFANNEFQALLLAPLGKGLFDPDVVACYGNPAQIMRLTQAWTFKRGNRVKGLLGGKVECSEYLIAPLKTESPRIAIPGMGDRIFSMTQDDEMVFSIPGRDLSDLLEGLQQAGNKIGARYPVTFYQNFEPVFPKQYKELAQQLELF